In a single window of the candidate division WOR-3 bacterium genome:
- a CDS encoding bifunctional phosphoglucose/phosphomannose isomerase — protein MKKIISSLPVQIRAAVELLPEGRMKKKNLKRIIICGMGGSGISGELLQGLYPHLQIISNKDYSIPGFIDKNTLSIIISYSGNTEETVSNYKILLRRGTTTAVISSDGWLLKRKSNLKIEIPKGLPPRGAIGYLFTPLPFILYKFHLIERNPQPQLLKLARFLEKKKAAIEKKAKGLAAQSWDKFLIIYADSKLFFPVARRWQCQLNENSKLLAHINLIPEMCHNEIVGLGRPAALNRKTDIIFLNDPAAHPRNRLRVKILKKIMKKKFSRITEITPQGQNGLQRLFWTIMLGDFFSYYCAAAAGIDPMPVKRIDYLKKELSEIR, from the coding sequence ATGAAGAAGATCATCTCTTCTCTGCCTGTACAGATCCGTGCCGCTGTTGAATTGCTCCCTGAAGGTCGAATGAAAAAGAAAAATCTTAAAAGAATCATCATCTGTGGCATGGGCGGCTCAGGAATAAGCGGTGAGCTCCTTCAAGGACTTTACCCGCATCTGCAGATCATCTCAAACAAGGATTACTCCATACCCGGGTTCATTGATAAAAATACCCTCTCCATCATTATCAGCTACTCCGGCAACACCGAAGAGACCGTAAGCAACTATAAAATTTTACTCAGACGCGGGACAACGACAGCCGTCATTTCGTCCGACGGCTGGTTGTTGAAGCGGAAAAGTAATTTGAAAATAGAAATACCGAAAGGGCTGCCGCCGCGGGGTGCAATCGGTTATCTCTTTACACCCCTTCCTTTTATTCTTTATAAATTCCATTTAATCGAAAGAAATCCGCAACCGCAGCTTCTCAAGCTCGCCCGTTTTCTCGAAAAAAAGAAGGCGGCGATCGAAAAAAAAGCAAAAGGTCTGGCGGCACAATCCTGGGACAAATTTTTGATCATCTACGCCGATTCAAAGCTCTTCTTTCCGGTTGCCCGACGGTGGCAGTGTCAATTAAATGAAAACTCAAAACTTCTCGCCCATATCAATCTTATTCCGGAAATGTGCCATAATGAGATCGTCGGATTGGGCAGACCCGCTGCTTTAAACAGGAAAACAGACATCATCTTCTTGAATGACCCCGCAGCGCATCCCAGGAACCGACTGCGGGTGAAGATTCTCAAAAAGATAATGAAGAAAAAGTTCAGCAGGATAACAGAAATCACCCCGCAGGGGCAGAACGGTCTGCAGCGTTTGTTCTGGACAATTATGCTGGGTGATTTTTTCAGTTATTATTGTGCCGCAGCCGCGGGTATCGACCCGATGCCGGTAAAAAGAATCGATTATCTCAAAAAAGAACTTTCAGAAATCCGATGA
- a CDS encoding DUF1926 domain-containing protein, with product MIRFAFYIHNHQPTGNFDEVFENAYKWAYLPLLKSLLKHKNIKFGIHNSGILLEWIEKKHPEFFEMLKESVRNGQSELLSSAYGEPVLSLIPRKDIIEQIKYFNDYLYKHFNYRPKGLWLTERIWEPDLIHPLLDAGIEYILLDDTHFFYAGLKDDDLYSYYITEDEGRILKVFPISMKLRYLIPFHPITETIKFLKEEEKKKNNCLRTLADDGEKFGVWPGTHNWVYKKKWLDNFLDTLEKERWIKPVLLSEIAEERPAGRVYLPTSSYEEMGEWVLPPECGRNYETLKKSVGRKYYYLIHGGYFKNFLRKYPEANIMHKRMLFVSKNISPDIKAKLFLWKGQCSCAYWHGLFGGLYLPHLREAIYKNLIQAEEYDIPQIFQEVDFDVDGEKEILVSNNQFFIVLKPSTASFIELDDRKRKMNLLNYLNRTEEKYHKKQGTEDFIYDRYPRSFGLDRLLKAVPTAEDFRCGKNLGEILNYRKYTVLDKKKPAINFSGEIEKTITFSGAEQRTIEIKYSGVVEKLGVEFSLGVFSTNLRLQNNLSLMKPQTLNKIKTFTILADNFHPLKFKTTRPCTLLSYPIETVSSSEKGLEKLFQGIGLLLIFDDLPTIHITI from the coding sequence ATGATAAGATTCGCATTCTATATACATAATCACCAGCCCACCGGCAATTTCGACGAAGTCTTCGAGAATGCCTATAAGTGGGCCTATCTGCCCCTGCTTAAATCATTATTGAAACACAAGAATATAAAATTCGGAATTCACAATTCGGGTATCCTCCTGGAATGGATTGAAAAGAAACACCCTGAATTCTTTGAAATGCTGAAAGAGAGTGTGAGAAACGGTCAATCAGAACTGCTTTCCTCTGCCTACGGTGAACCTGTTTTGAGTTTGATCCCCAGAAAAGATATCATCGAACAGATAAAGTACTTCAATGACTACCTCTATAAACACTTCAACTACCGGCCAAAAGGTCTCTGGTTGACTGAAAGGATATGGGAACCCGACCTGATTCATCCCCTTCTTGATGCAGGCATCGAATATATTCTGCTTGACGACACCCATTTCTTTTATGCCGGGTTGAAAGACGACGACCTCTATTCATATTACATAACTGAAGACGAAGGAAGAATCTTAAAAGTCTTTCCGATCTCGATGAAACTGCGTTATCTCATTCCATTCCATCCGATAACCGAAACAATCAAATTCCTCAAGGAAGAAGAAAAGAAGAAAAACAATTGCCTGCGGACCCTCGCCGATGACGGCGAAAAATTCGGGGTCTGGCCCGGAACCCATAATTGGGTTTATAAAAAGAAATGGCTCGATAACTTCCTGGATACGCTCGAAAAAGAGAGATGGATAAAACCCGTTCTTTTGAGCGAAATCGCCGAAGAACGACCTGCCGGCAGGGTCTATCTACCGACCTCTTCTTATGAAGAGATGGGAGAATGGGTTCTGCCGCCCGAATGCGGCAGAAACTATGAAACCCTGAAAAAGAGTGTCGGAAGAAAATATTATTATCTCATCCACGGCGGCTATTTCAAAAATTTCCTGCGGAAATATCCGGAAGCCAACATTATGCATAAAAGGATGCTCTTTGTTTCGAAAAACATCTCCCCGGATATCAAAGCGAAATTGTTTTTATGGAAGGGACAATGCTCCTGTGCATACTGGCACGGACTCTTCGGCGGTCTCTATCTCCCCCACCTGCGTGAAGCGATATACAAAAATCTTATTCAAGCCGAAGAGTATGACATTCCGCAGATCTTTCAGGAAGTGGATTTTGACGTCGACGGTGAAAAAGAAATCCTGGTGTCAAACAATCAATTCTTCATCGTTCTTAAACCATCAACAGCCAGTTTTATCGAACTCGACGACCGGAAGCGAAAGATGAATCTTCTGAATTATCTGAACCGTACAGAAGAAAAATATCACAAAAAACAGGGTACCGAGGATTTTATCTATGACAGATATCCAAGGAGTTTTGGGCTCGACCGCCTTTTGAAAGCCGTGCCCACCGCCGAAGACTTTCGATGCGGAAAGAATCTCGGTGAGATACTCAATTACAGAAAATACACCGTCCTGGATAAAAAGAAACCTGCAATCAATTTTTCAGGTGAGATCGAAAAAACGATCACCTTCAGCGGAGCCGAGCAGAGAACGATCGAAATAAAGTACAGCGGCGTCGTTGAAAAACTGGGAGTTGAATTCTCACTCGGTGTCTTCAGCACCAATCTTCGTCTCCAGAACAACCTCAGCTTGATGAAACCGCAGACATTGAATAAAATAAAGACATTCACGATTCTGGCTGACAATTTCCATCCGCTGAAATTCAAAACGACAAGACCCTGCACTCTTCTCAGTTATCCGATTGAAACGGTCTCCTCTTCTGAAAAGGGACTCGAAAAACTCTTTCAGGGTATCGGACTTCTTCTCATCTTCGACGATTTACCGACAATCCATATCACAATATGA
- a CDS encoding PTS mannose/fructose/sorbose transporter subunit IIB, with amino-acid sequence MFILRVDDRLIHGQVVAGWARPLGIRVLILVSDRVCKDEWTCNAYKLAIPEGIDFFCVGINKSIAVINKQNNKNIMVIVESVREAYDLLKKGLKVKEVNIGGLGYREGTREIAPYIYLSPEDIDAVVGLFQMGVRVIGKQLPNSSTIDVVKTLTGVK; translated from the coding sequence ATGTTTATTCTGAGGGTTGATGACCGTTTAATCCACGGCCAGGTCGTCGCCGGCTGGGCACGGCCCCTGGGTATTCGAGTATTAATCCTTGTCTCCGACAGAGTCTGTAAGGATGAATGGACCTGCAACGCCTACAAACTTGCGATTCCCGAGGGCATAGACTTTTTCTGCGTGGGGATAAATAAAAGTATCGCGGTGATCAATAAACAGAATAACAAGAATATTATGGTCATCGTGGAATCAGTTCGTGAGGCGTACGATTTATTGAAGAAAGGTTTGAAGGTTAAAGAAGTCAATATCGGAGGCCTGGGGTATCGGGAAGGAACAAGGGAAATCGCTCCATACATCTATCTGTCGCCTGAAGATATCGACGCCGTGGTCGGCCTTTTTCAGATGGGTGTCAGGGTCATAGGAAAGCAGCTGCCGAACTCTTCCACCATCGACGTCGTAAAAACCCTGACAGGAGTGAAATGA
- a CDS encoding HPr family phosphocarrier protein — MIKEKITILDENGLHALPASRFVKLAEKFESNVTLKKGDIEVSGKSIMGILTLACEKGSTVILSCDGKDEKEALKALRKILEGQD, encoded by the coding sequence ATGATTAAAGAGAAGATAACGATATTGGACGAAAACGGCTTGCATGCCCTGCCCGCTTCAAGATTTGTAAAGCTGGCGGAAAAGTTTGAGAGCAACGTGACACTCAAGAAAGGTGATATTGAAGTAAGCGGGAAAAGCATTATGGGCATTCTTACACTCGCCTGTGAAAAAGGAAGCACCGTCATCCTCTCCTGTGACGGAAAGGATGAAAAAGAGGCCTTAAAGGCTTTAAGAAAGATATTGGAAGGACAGGATTAA
- the ptsP gene encoding phosphoenolpyruvate--protein phosphotransferase: protein MARERILKGIAVSNGIAQGTVFIYETKKVEVFQTPILTVYLKDETERFEKAVEKTKQDLLNIQKRINQEIGGNFAQFLDAQIMMLNDKEIIDAVKRRIIEEKKNAEYVYHKVINEYATRLGESKDQYFKERVADIWDVGSRVLRNLLGLTHSSIVDIPKNSIVVAHDISPSDAALLNPTNVLGIATEAGGRTSHTAITARALEIPAVLGIKGLMGKIANGENVIIDGDRGILIKNPSAGRLHSYRLAKKKDQELEKVLSPYCELPAKTRDGRHIDVSANIEFFSEYTHARRYGAEGIGLFRTEFLYLTRRGSPSEEEQFRVYNALAQKMKPHPVIIRTYDLGGDKVFPDYHEPNPFLGWRAIRVSLDEIDFFKMQLRAILRASVNRNVKIMFPMISTYEEIKRINLIFNEVKNELRAEKIDFDEEIQFGIMMETPSAAIMSPHLAQQVDFFSIGSNDLTQYTLGVDRGNEKISQLFDHFHPAVLHLIKTIVDSGHQSHIWVGLCGELAADPLAIPLLIGFGIDELSMNPASIPRAKMVIRSITIPACEEIAQGALGFRTALEVKRYLRRTIHKKFPGIEKVIK, encoded by the coding sequence ATGGCACGGGAAAGAATTTTAAAAGGCATTGCGGTCTCCAATGGTATCGCCCAGGGAACCGTGTTTATATATGAAACAAAAAAGGTCGAAGTTTTTCAAACGCCTATTCTTACCGTATATTTGAAAGATGAAACCGAACGGTTTGAAAAAGCCGTGGAAAAAACAAAACAGGATCTTTTAAATATCCAAAAACGTATAAATCAAGAAATAGGAGGGAATTTCGCCCAGTTCCTCGATGCACAGATTATGATGTTGAATGACAAAGAAATTATAGACGCGGTAAAACGTCGCATAATCGAAGAGAAGAAAAATGCGGAATATGTCTATCATAAAGTAATTAATGAATATGCAACACGACTGGGCGAGAGCAAAGACCAATATTTCAAAGAGAGGGTCGCCGACATCTGGGATGTAGGTTCCAGGGTATTGAGAAATCTCCTCGGATTAACACACAGTTCGATCGTTGATATACCGAAAAATTCAATCGTCGTCGCCCATGACATCTCTCCCTCAGATGCGGCTCTGCTGAATCCGACGAACGTTCTGGGAATCGCCACTGAAGCCGGCGGCCGAACATCACACACCGCGATTACGGCCCGTGCCTTGGAAATCCCCGCGGTTCTTGGAATCAAAGGATTGATGGGAAAAATCGCGAACGGAGAAAATGTGATAATCGACGGAGACCGCGGTATCCTGATAAAAAATCCGAGTGCCGGCAGACTCCATTCTTATAGGCTCGCGAAGAAGAAAGATCAGGAACTTGAAAAGGTATTGTCCCCTTATTGTGAACTTCCCGCCAAGACCCGTGACGGCCGTCATATAGATGTCTCAGCGAACATCGAATTCTTCTCGGAATACACGCATGCACGAAGATACGGCGCTGAGGGAATCGGGCTATTCCGTACTGAATTTCTCTATCTGACAAGACGCGGCAGCCCTTCTGAAGAAGAACAGTTCAGGGTCTACAATGCACTGGCGCAGAAGATGAAACCTCATCCCGTAATAATCAGGACATATGACCTCGGCGGAGACAAGGTCTTTCCAGATTATCATGAACCGAATCCCTTTCTCGGCTGGCGTGCGATAAGGGTCAGTCTTGATGAAATCGACTTCTTCAAAATGCAGCTGCGCGCCATCCTCCGCGCCTCAGTGAACAGAAACGTCAAAATTATGTTTCCGATGATTTCAACATATGAAGAGATAAAACGGATTAATTTGATTTTCAACGAGGTGAAGAATGAGTTGCGGGCGGAAAAGATCGACTTTGATGAAGAGATCCAGTTCGGGATTATGATGGAAACTCCGTCCGCCGCCATTATGAGTCCGCATCTTGCCCAGCAGGTCGATTTCTTCAGTATCGGCTCAAATGATTTAACCCAGTATACCCTTGGTGTGGACCGTGGTAATGAAAAGATAAGTCAGTTGTTCGATCACTTCCACCCCGCAGTACTCCATTTGATAAAGACAATCGTCGATTCAGGACACCAGTCACACATCTGGGTGGGGCTGTGTGGTGAACTCGCCGCCGACCCTCTGGCAATACCTCTGCTTATCGGATTCGGCATTGATGAATTGTCGATGAACCCCGCTTCGATTCCCCGTGCAAAGATGGTCATCAGGTCGATAACCATTCCGGCGTGTGAGGAGATCGCCCAGGGAGCGCTGGGATTCAGAACCGCACTCGAAGTGAAAAGATATTTAAGACGCACCATTCATAAAAAATTTCCCGGTATTGAAAAGGTCATAAAATGA